A genome region from Populus alba chromosome 3, ASM523922v2, whole genome shotgun sequence includes the following:
- the LOC118037974 gene encoding protein CURVATURE THYLAKOID 1C, chloroplastic, which translates to MASIIASLPSPPLLVHGKRTLFSTLQTLPLSPIKDRQNCVSVVVRATGESSESSPPLGIVKSVKNIWDDSEDRLALVGLGFAALVAIWTSAKLIPAIDKLPVVPSVLELIGILFSSWFIYRYLLFKPNREELFQIIKKSVANILGQ; encoded by the exons ATGGCTTCCATAATTGCAAGCTTGCCTTCTCCACCATTGTTGGTTCATGGTAAAAGGACCCTTTTCAGCACTCTTCAAACGCTCCCACTTTCTCCCATTAAAG ACAGACAGAACTGTGTTTCTGTTGTTGTGAGGGCTACTGGGGAAAGCTCTGAGTCATCACCCCCCCTCGGGATTGTTAAGTCTGTTAAAAACATA TGGGATGATTCTGAAGATAGGCTGGCTCTTGTCGGTTTGGGGTTTGCAGCACTGGTAGCCATTTGGACATCAGCAAAACTCATCCCG GCCATTGACAAGTTGCCTGTTGTCCCAAGCGTGCTAGAATTGATTGGCATACTTTTTTCTTCA TGGTTTATATATCGATATCTTTTGTTCAAACCCAATCG GGAAGAGCTATTCCAGATCATCAAGAAGTCAGTTGCCAATATCTTAGGCCAGTGA